Within Phycisphaerae bacterium, the genomic segment CCGTTCTGGGGCCTTCTGCGCGGAGCATTCCCATCCTCATCGTCACGGAAGGCGAAACGGATTCCGCCATCCGAGGCGACCCGGAAGGAATTCCGAGGCGAGCGGTACCTGGAAGAAGATGATGCCTGAGCCGCCATTGGACCCGCGATTGGAACTGGGCCTCGACCGCCGCCGGCTTCCCCGCCACATCGCCATCATCATGGACGGTAACGGCCGGTGGGCCAACCAGCGAAACCTCCCCCGCATCCGCGGCCACATCGAAGGTGCTGCCAACGTCCGCGAGACCATTACCTACTGCGCACGCCTCCAGATCGAGGCCCTGACGCTCTACAGCTTCAGCGCCGAAAACTGGAAACGCCCTCCCGACGAGGTCAACGCCCTCATGGACCTCTATGCGGACTACCTCGTCAAGGAACGACCCACGATCATGGAAAACAACGTCCGCCTGATACAGATCGGGCGCCGCCAGGGACTGCCGGACAAGGTGCTGGCCGAGCTGGATATCACCCAGCAGATGAGTGCCGCCAATACCGGCCTTAAGCTCTGCCTGGCGATCAACTACAGCTCGCGCAACGAGATCGTCGACGCGGTCCGGGCCGTCGCCCGCAGGGTCCAGACCGGCGAATTGAGGCCCGAGGATATCGACGAAGCCACGATCGCCAACTCGCTTTACACCACCGGCGTGCCCGACCCCGACCTGCTCATCCGCACCGCCGGCGAGATGCGAGTCAGCAACTTTCTGCTCTGGCAGATCAGTTATACCGAACTCTATGTCTGCGACGTCCTCTGGCCCGACTTCAAAAAGCAACACCTCGCCGATGCCATCCGCGCTTTCGCCGCCCGCGAACGCCGCTATGGCGCCGTCACCCGCGACATCTCCAACCACCGCTGAACCCTTCCACGCCGCCGAGTCACACCTTCGACATGACAAGCCCCCGTCGCAGGTCCGGCTCGCAATCCGAGTGGCATGTCCAATTCCCAAGCCCCAACAACCGCTGAATGACGAAGTTCGGACTGGATAATAACGATGCCCCTCTGGGCAAACCTGCCCGCCACCGTGGACTGCGTCATCCGGGTTTCGGGGCTGCTTCGTCAGTCGGGCTTCGTCATTCGGATTTGACCGCCATTGAACCTTGGTCATTCCTCATGTTCCTCAGATTCTCCCGCGACCTTTCACCCGCCATGCCTGCCCGCTATAATCCACCACTCGTGAATGCCGCGCCTGCTCGCCCCCTCAGACAGGCAGGGTACTCAATGGCTTTCCCGACCGATCAGGAGGCAGCTCATGAATAGAATGTGGTTTCGTGTCACGGCTTCAACCATCCTGCTCGTTGCCACCGTAATGTGTGCGGCACCCGGAAAACCACGTGGCGGCCGGACCGCCGGCAATGAACAGTGCCTCGAATGCCATCCAACATTCCGCAACGAAACGATTGCTGAAACCCACGAGCAGACCGGCACGCTCTGCGTCGACTGCCACGGGCCCTCAAAGGCTCATGCCGTCGATCCCAAGGAAAAAGCCCGACCCGACATCGTCTTCTCCCGCGACCAGGTCGACGCCCACTGCGGACAGTGCCATG encodes:
- a CDS encoding isoprenyl transferase, with translation MPEPPLDPRLELGLDRRRLPRHIAIIMDGNGRWANQRNLPRIRGHIEGAANVRETITYCARLQIEALTLYSFSAENWKRPPDEVNALMDLYADYLVKERPTIMENNVRLIQIGRRQGLPDKVLAELDITQQMSAANTGLKLCLAINYSSRNEIVDAVRAVARRVQTGELRPEDIDEATIANSLYTTGVPDPDLLIRTAGEMRVSNFLLWQISYTELYVCDVLWPDFKKQHLADAIRAFAARERRYGAVTRDISNHR